AAAAAAATTGATAAATTTCTGGATTACTTTACAATAATGCCTGTTGATATGGACCCTAATGGAATTGTGGATAAAGTTCAACACATGGTAAGACTGCGCGAAGATTATACTAGAAATCATATTCAATCTCTTTCTCCTGAAATTTCTGAATTGGAATTAAACAAGGTACAAACTTTGCTTGAAATTGCTTCCTCATTGCAGATGATTTACAAAATAATCAATCACATGTTTTTGACTGCTAAAAAACAAAACAATTATCCATTGATTTTGCCTCTTCAAATGGTTCTTCCATTTATAATGGAACAAGCTGAGGCAATGAAAGATGCAATTCCTGCATTTAAGGCAGGTCAACCTGTTGGAGATGGTATTGGACCTATGATTGTAGGAAAAATGATGCTTCCTTGTGAAAAAGAGATAGTTGCATTTCAAACAATTCTTGCAAAAACAGAATATAAAGAGCGAAATCTATTTCTATTAAAAGCTGAAGGACCTGGTTCTACTGTTGGAAGACCGGCCGATGCTTTGAAGGAAATTATTTCTAAAAATAAAATTGATGCAATAATTATGATTGATGCTGCGTTAAAGATGGAGGGCGAAGATTCTGCTACGATTGCACAAGGTTTTGGTGCAGCAATAGGTGGAATTGGAACAGAAAAATTCCATATCGAAGAAATTGCAACCACCAACAACATTCCGGTATTTTCTATAGTCATTAAACAATCAGTTAAAGAGGCAATCACTTTGATGACAAAAGAAATTGCGGATCAAGCAGATAATGTTTTATCTCAAGTTTATGAGATGATTGATGAAAATACCAACTCAGGTGATTCTGTATTGATAATAGGTGTTGGCAATACATCTGGGGTGCCTCAATAATGTTCTCAAAGAAAAAAATCACTATTGCTTATTCTGTTGAAAAATGTCAAAAATGCGGTATGTTAAGAAAAAGAAAATTTTCTGAAGGTGATGTTTTATTTGATATTTCTTCTAAATGTTCATCTTGTAATGGAACAACTAGAATAGAAAAAATATTTGCTGAAACCCTAGAACAATAAATTTTTAATTTGTCCTGAATTTTACATTACACTTTGGGCAAAACCATGACGTGTCTTCTCCTTGCTCTTTAAACATAAAACCTGCACATTTTGGACAAGGGCTTATCTCATCACTCATCTTTATTCTTTTTTTTAAATTGCCTTTGTTGTAATGGTTACTCCGTTCTCATTTGGAATGAATGTGTGTTCTGCTTGGGCAACTCTTTGCTCATTTACTTCAATTAAAACAGGATAGGCCTGAACAGCTTTTTTCTTTATTAAAAATCCTAATAACTCTCTAGCTTTTTTCTCATCCCATTCTTTTGTTAACCATCTTAATGCAAATGGTAGCATGTTGAAGTTATTCCAAATGAAATCTAGTAATTTATCTGCCTCATCATTTTTTGTTTTCTTTCGTGAGTTTAACGCAAAAATGTTTTTAATTTGTCCATTTCTAACAAATCCTCCACCTTGTTCAGTTGTAACAAAAGGCTCACAAGCATATGCTGAATTTGATGATAACGTAAATCCTCCAATTGACCAAATATTTGGAATTGATTTTCCCGCATGTATTGTATATTGCTCTAAGGAATGTCCGCTAAGATTTGCAATTGGTTTGTATCCCATTTGTTTTATTGTAGTTTCAATGGTTCGTCCAACATCGCTTGCTTTTACCCCTTCTTTAATCATCGACATTGCATTTCCCAATGCTTCTTCTGCAGCTTGCACTAATCCATCATACTGCGCATCATAACAAACAGTAACCGCTGTATCTGCAATGTATCCGTTAATTTGTGCACCAAGATCAATTTTTACTAAATCTGTATCTTTTATTGTAATTGGGTCGTTTGGTTCTGCAGTATAGTGCGCTGCAATTTCATTAATGCTTGCATTTACTGGAAATGCACATTTGGCACCTCTTTTTTTAATTTCACTTTCTACTTCTTCACAAATGTCAAAGACTGATTTTCCAATCCAGTCTTTGACTCTGACATTTTCTCTAACCTCTGCTGCAATTTTTCCTGCTTTGATATAGTCTTCAGATTGCACGTTTTTGATCCTTTGACTGCCTTTAAAATGATTATCTGTGAAGCTTAAATTGGGCGAGTTTCTGGGCTTACTGGGATTGTGGTCTAGCTTGGTATGATTCTGCGTTTGGGACGCAGAGATCGAGTGTTCAAATCACTCCAATCCCACCACTTAATTATTTTATAACCAAAAGCAATCTAATCTAATTGCCGAGCAATGAAGATGAGTTAGAGAATTGACTTTGATATGAAGTAAACTAATGGCACTGAGCTCCGGCATCTTTTTATCAATTCTTCAATTTCTTGATTCTATTGAAATTTGAAAAACGCGATATTGTTTTGATAGTTGGATTATTTCTTTTCATGATTGGGTTGATGCCCTTTATGGCTCCAATTTATGCTGCCATTATTGTAACTTTGATGTATTTTGGCATCAAATTCTATGTGGGCAAGAGAAAACAATCAATAACTCGTGAAATTGGTGAAGGCATTTGTTTAGAGTGTGGCGCTAAAATCGTAGAAACAAAATGCCCAAATTGTGACTATGCTAAGGAATAACTCCTACGTATGCCTTAATACTGAAAAAATAGATATTTTTTCATGGTTTTAAGATATATCACTTTAACAACTAGCTCAACTTTTCCTCAATTTCATTCTAAAATGAGTCCAATAGTCAACCAAATTAGGAAAATCATATGAAAAGCACTCTGTTAATTCTATTTTCAATAGTCTTACTTGCTGGAGTTCTAATTCCGGTATATGCTCAAACAAATCCTGATCATATTGTGATAAATGAGGTTGAGATTAATCCTCCTGGAGATGATGCGTTATCTGTCTCAGAATGGGTAGAGCTTTACAATCCTACAGACTCTGCTGTTGATTTGAGTGGTTGGAAGATTGCATCTACTACAGTTCTTAAAAAAACTATGACAATTCCATCTGGGACAATAATCAAACCAGGACAATTCTTGACATATTCGTATCAAAGTTTGTGGTTTACTGATTCAAATGAATCAGTAGAACTTCGGGATGTAAGTGGCACTGTAGTTGATAAAACTCCTATACAATCTGATATCTTTAACGATTTTAAATCCTGGCAGAGGATCTATGATGGATATGATTTAGATAGTTCTGCTGATTGGAAATTTGCAACTTCTACTGCTGGTTCTTCTAATGGTAAACTTGTAGTAAATCAAGATACAAACGAAGTAACAATAACTGTTTCATCTGATAAACAATCATATCTTTTTGGTGAGACCGCTATCATAAAGGGAACTGTTTCTAAAGAAGTCTTTATTGTAAAACCCACATTTCAACCTGAACCAATTTTAGTTAAAATTTCTGGTCCTAATTATGATAAAACTGTGAGTTTGTATCCTGATCTTAATCGAAATTATAAAACAACACTTAGTCTACATCAAGTTCTTGGAATTAATGAAGGTGTTTACAATGTATCCGTTAGTTATGCTGGTGCGATAGCAAAAACAAATTTTTCAGTTGGACATAAAATAATTGAACAGACTTTAAAGACTGATGCAGAACTTAGTATTTTTTCCGATAAATCACAATACATGCCAGGCCAACTAGTATCAATAACTGGATTCACATCAAAAGTAATTCCATTTGAAGGAATGAAATTAACTGTAAAAGATTCTGAAGGAAATTTAGTATCTGAAGGAAATCTATATCCTACTAAAGACAAATTTGCAACTAGTGTTTATCTAACTACTGTTAAACCTGTATATGGAACCTACCAAATCACTGCTGAATATTCTGGCAAATCGGTTGTTTCAACTTTTGATGTTGTAAAGGACATCAAGGAGGATGTCCCAATTTCATTATCGACTGATAAAAAAGCATATGGTTTAGGTGAGCAAGTTAAAATTTCTGGTAGAGTAAACCAAGTCTGGATTAGCACATTGGATTTGGAAATAATTCAAACTAAACAATCTATTGTTACCTCTGGAAGTGATTCAGGATTCAAAATTTTAGATAGTGTTCGAATAATGGGTGATGGTTCTT
The window above is part of the Nitrosopumilus sp. genome. Proteins encoded here:
- a CDS encoding DUF1512 domain-containing protein; amino-acid sequence: MNFTNFDFDQLFSMGDDTNPLMMLIWIIPIILFVFYGQRIQLYVTSGEIKKGIGKLDEYRTESKKELIDYIKKNLNPKEEPGKKIDKFLDYFTIMPVDMDPNGIVDKVQHMVRLREDYTRNHIQSLSPEISELELNKVQTLLEIASSLQMIYKIINHMFLTAKKQNNYPLILPLQMVLPFIMEQAEAMKDAIPAFKAGQPVGDGIGPMIVGKMMLPCEKEIVAFQTILAKTEYKERNLFLLKAEGPGSTVGRPADALKEIISKNKIDAIIMIDAALKMEGEDSATIAQGFGAAIGGIGTEKFHIEEIATTNNIPVFSIVIKQSVKEAITLMTKEIADQADNVLSQVYEMIDENTNSGDSVLIIGVGNTSGVPQ
- the map gene encoding type II methionyl aminopeptidase, with product MQSEDYIKAGKIAAEVRENVRVKDWIGKSVFDICEEVESEIKKRGAKCAFPVNASINEIAAHYTAEPNDPITIKDTDLVKIDLGAQINGYIADTAVTVCYDAQYDGLVQAAEEALGNAMSMIKEGVKASDVGRTIETTIKQMGYKPIANLSGHSLEQYTIHAGKSIPNIWSIGGFTLSSNSAYACEPFVTTEQGGGFVRNGQIKNIFALNSRKKTKNDEADKLLDFIWNNFNMLPFALRWLTKEWDEKKARELLGFLIKKKAVQAYPVLIEVNEQRVAQAEHTFIPNENGVTITTKAI